In Luteimonas viscosa, the genomic window CTGCCCGGACCGGCGGTGCACACGCTCACCCTGGTTCCCTGAGCGCCCCTGAGGCCCCGGGCCGCGCGCATCCGCCATTCATGCCGCCTCTGCTAGCGTTCGTCCAGCACCTGCCCGCCCCCACGGACACACGCCTGCACCCATGTGGAGAACGACTGACCTGCCGGCCGCTGTTTCCGCGTTATCCAGCGCAAGAGCCACCAGTCCGCCCGCCGACGGGTCACGCATGATCGAATTCGGACATCTGACCCACGTCGGTCTGCGCCGCGAGCTGAACGAAGACACCTATTACGGCGACAGCGAGCTGGGGCTGTGGCTGGTGGCCGACGGCATGGGCGGGCATGAATACGGCGAGGTCGCCAGCGCGCTCGCGCGCGAGACGATCGTGCGCGAGACACGGCAGGGCACCCCGCTGCAGCAGGCGATCCGGATCGCCGACGAAGAGATCATCCGCGCCTCGCGCCAGCGCAACGACGCATTGCCCATGGGCACCACCGTGGTCGCCGCGCGCGTGGTCGGCAACCGCTTCGAGGTGGCCTGGGTCGGCGACAGCCGTGCCTACCTGTGGCGCGACGGCAAGCTCGCCCAGCTCTCGCACGACCACAGCTACGTGCAGGAACTGATCGCGCAGGGCGCCATCAGCGTCGACCAGGCGCGCAGCCATCCGCACCGCAACGTGGTCACCCAGGCGCTGGGGGTCACCGAACCGCAGGCGCTGAACGTGGAAACCCTGTCGGGCGAACTGTCCCCGGGATCGCAGTTGCTGCTGTGCAGCGACGGGCTGACCGAGGAAGTCGACGACAGCGGCATCTCGCGCGTGCTGGCGCATGGCGAGTGCAGCGCGCAGGAATGCGTGGACGGGCTGGTCGCAGCCGCGCTCGACGGCGGCGGCTCGGACAACGTCACCGTGGTGCTGGTCCGCAGCCACTGACCCCGGCCGGGCGCGTCAGCCCGTCGCGGCCTGCGCCAGCTCCGGTTCCGGCACGTCCCAGACGCAGCGTCCGGCCTTCTTGCGGATCGCCTCGACCCGCGCCAGGTGCAGCACCCGATCCTCGTCCGGCACCGAGATCGACGGACGCGGACCGCTGACGGCAATCGCCACGGCCGCCTGGCCCGCACGGCTCGAAGGCGCGGGTTCGCTGCTGGCGAACCCGATCTCGCCCTGCCCGGCGGTGAGCGCCAGCCAGGCCTCGGCCAGCAGTTGCGCGTCGAGCAGCGCGCCGTGCAGCTGGCGGTGCGAGTTGTCGACGCCGAGCCGCCTGCACAGCGCATCGAGCGAGTTGCGCTGCCCCGGGTAGCGTTGCCGCGCCAGCGCCAGCGAGTCCTGCACGGTGACGCGATCGGCCAGCCGACCGTAGTCCGCCCCGAGCCTGGACAGCTCGTGTTCGAGGAAACCCATGTCGAACGCGGCGTTGTGGGCCACCACCTCGGCGCCGTCGACGAAGGCGAGGAACTCGTCGGCGATCTCCGCGAACTTCGGCTTGTCGGCCAGGAATTCCAGCGTCAGGCCGGTGACTTCCTGCGCTCCGGGCTCGAACTCGCGCTCGGGGTTGAGGTACTTGTGGAAGGTGCGGCCGGTAGGGCGCCGCTCGATCAGCTCGACGCAGCCGATCTCGACCACGCGATTGCCCTTCTTCCATTCCAGGCCGGTGGTTTCGGTATCGAGGATGATGTGGCGCATAGAGGCGGGGATTCGGGATTCGGGATTCGGATTTCGGATGAGGGATCAGGAATCGCGGGTCGTGGGCCGGCCGGTGCCAGTCAAAGCTCCGGGATCCGGCGGTCCCGCGGCGCCCTGCCCACCGGGGAGCGCAACACGCGAGGGCCTCACGCCACCGCTCCCGCCCGCTGGCGGATCGCCTCGTCGCGCGCCAGCACGTCGACGCGCTCGTTGTCCGGATCGCCGGAATGCCCCTTCACCCAGCGCCAGTCGATCTCGTGGCGCCGGCTGGCGGCGTACAGGCGCTCCCACAGGTCCCGGTTCTTCACCGGGTCGCCGCCGGCGGTCTTCCAGTTGCGCCGCACCCAGTTCGGCATCCATTCGGTGATGCCCTGGCGCACGTACTGCGAATCGGTGTGCAGCACCACTTCGCAGGGGCGCGACAGCGTCTCGAGCGCGACGATCGCCGCCATCAGTTCCATCCGGTTGTTGGTGGTCAGCGGCTCGCCGCCGACCAGCTCGCGCTCCTGCTCGCCGTAGCGCAGCAGCGCCGCCCAGCCGCCGGGCCCGGGATTGCCGAGGCAGGCGCCATCGGTATGGATGCCGACCCCGCTCATGCGGCCGAGGCGCCCTGCGGCAGTTGCAGCACGCGGCGCTGCCGCACCGGAGTCAGCGGCATCGCCCGCTTTTCCGCGCGCAACAGGTAGGCCGCCCGCATGCCCGCCCCCTGCTGCGCGGTGGAGGAGACCCGCACCGGCCAGACCGGACCCAGTCCCTGCGACACCGCATCCGGCACCAGACCTGCGCCACGCAGCCGCCGGCGCCAGGACAGCGGCTCCGAGGCGACGAGTCCGCTGCCGCGCCAACGCCAGCGGTACGGCGCGAGCGGATTGAGCACGAACAGCCACAACCGGCCCCCGTTCACCAGCACGCGCGCGGCCTCCTCGAGCAGGGCCGGGCCGCTGTCGCCGGCCGGCCGCGCCACGTGCTGCAGCACGACCGCACCGAAGGACTCGCTCGGCAACGGCAACGGCAGGCCACAGGCGACCGGGCCGCGCCATCGGCCGTGTCCGTCGGGTTGCAGCGCCATGCCGCGTCCGGCAAGGCCGGCGAGGTCGCGCTGCACCGGCCCGCACCACAGCCACGGCAGGCCGGGACGGTCGCACAGGGCCTGCGACACCGCTTCGTCCTCGCTCTCCAGCACCGCACGTCCGGCGTCGGACAGGAACCAGTCGTGGGGGACGGGGCCCGTTTGACGGGCCGGGCGCGAGGCGGGCATGGTCGCCATTCTATAGGCACCCCGAGCACGCTCCGAGATGCAGCCGATCGCCCTTCCCGCGCTGTCGGACAACTACATCTGGCGGCTGGCCGACGACGACGGCCACTGGCTGGTGGTCGATCCGGGCGAAGCCGCCCCGGTGCTGGCCGCGGCCGGGGGCGCGACGGCCCCGGAGGCGATCCTGCTGACCCATCACCATGCCGATCATGTCGGCGGGGTCGGCGCGCTGCTCGAGAGGTGGCCGGCGGTGCCCGTGTATGGCCCGGCGGACCCCCGGCTCCCGCTCGGGGCGCAGCACGTCGGCGACGGCGCGCGGGTCGAAGCCGGCCCGTGGCGCTTCCAGGTGCTGGCGGTTCCGGGCCATACCGTGAGCCACATCGCATTCCACGGCCATGGCCTCTTGTTCTGCGGCGATACCCTGTTCAGCCTCGGCTGTGGTCGCCTGTTCGAAGGTACGTCCCGCGACATGCTCGGCTCCCTCGACCGGCTGGCCGCCCTGCCCGCAGCGACGCTGGTCTGCTGCGGGCACGAGTACACGCTGGCCAACGCCGCCTTCGCGCGCGTGGTCGACCCCGACAACGCGGCGCTGCGGCGCCGCCACGCACAGGCCACCACGATGCGCGACCAAGGACATCCCACCCTGCCCTCGACCCTCGGCGAGGAACTCGAGTGCAATCCGTTCCTGCGCATCGATGCACCGGCGGTGCGCGCGGCCGTGGCGGCGCGCCTGCCGGCCGCGAGGGGCGATCGCGTGGAAGCCTTCGCCGAGTTGCGGCGCTGGAAGGACGGCTTCCGCGCATGAGCGTGCGCGCGATCGCCGGCGGGCTGGCGCTGCTCTGGGCGCTGGCCGGTCCGGCCCGGGCCGACGACCCGCCTGCCCCCACGCCCGCGGCCGCAACCGGGGCGGCGCCCGCCACCGCAACCGGGCCCGCGACGGTGCCGGTCGTCGATGCGGGCGCCCCACGCCCGCCGGCCGCCACCGCGTCCGCCTCGCCTCCGGCCGCGACCACCCGCAGCGGCCTGGACATCTACCGCGACTTCCGCGCGGGCCTCGCCGATCCTGTCTGCGAACCGGGGGCGAGCGCCCGCTGGCGGCGGCATTTCGCGCAGGCGCCGGGCCAGCTCGCCTCGCCGCGCAGCGACGTGCTGCCGCTGTTCGGCTACGTGGTCGACCGCCTGCGCGAGGCGCACCTGCCGACCGAGTTCGCGCTGATCCCGTTCGTCGAGAGCGGCTACAGGCCCGGCGCGCGCTCCCCGCAGGGGCCGGCCGGCCTGTGGCAGTTCATCGCCCTGACCGCGCGCAACCACAAGGTGGCCGTACGCCCGGGCTACGACGGACGGTTGTCGCCGGTCGATTCGACCGATGCCGCGGTGCGCTACCTCAAGACCCTGCACGGCATGTTCGCCGGCGACTGGCGGCTGGCGGTGATGGCCTACAACGCCGGCGAGTACCGGCTGCTGGGAGCGCTCCGGCGCGCCGGCCAGCGGCCGGCCGAAGCCGATCCCGCGAGCCTGCCGATGCCGGCCATCACCCACGCCTACGTGCGCAAGCTGCATGCGCTGTCGTGCATCCTGGAGGAAGCCGAGGACCGCGACGCCTGGCTGCAGGCGCTGGACCGCCCGGTGCCGGTGCTCACCGCCGCGGAGGTCCCCGCGCATGTCGCCACCCTGGACGCGCTCGCCCGCCAGCACGGTGCCGACGCCGCGCAGTTGCGTCGCCTGAACCCGGTCTTCGGCGACGGCCGGGTGGTGCGCGGGAGCGGCAAGCCGCGCGTGCTGCTGCCGTCCGCGCCCGCGTCGGCCCTGGTTGCAGCCGGGCCGGCCACCGCACGATCGCTGGTCCTGCCCGCGCCCGGCGCTACGACGCCGGGAGAATTTCCGGACGCCATGGCCGATGCCTCGGCCCACGTCGAACCCCAGCCGGCACGCACGCATACCGTCGCCCGGGGCGATTCGGCCTGGCGCATCGCCGGCCGCTACGGCATCACCGCGAGCCAGCTGCTTTCGCGCAACGGCCTGGACGCGCGCAGCGTGCTGCACCCGGGCATGGTGCTGGCGATCGACGCCGCCACCGGGGCGGGCGCGACCGCCGTGGCAGAATAGCGCCCGGTCCACATCGCGAGTCGCCCATGGGTTTCCTGCAAGGCAAGCGCGCTTTCATCACCGGCATCGCCAGTCAGCGCTCGATCGCCAACGGCATCGCCGAGGCGATGCATCGGGAGGGCGCCGAGCTCGCCTTCAGCTACCAGAACGAAAAACTGCAGTCGCGGGTGGAGGACGTCGCCGCCCGGCTCGGCGGGGGCCCCTCGTATCCGCTCGACGTGACCGACGACGCGCAGATCGCCGCGCTGTTCGATTCGCTCGCCGGGCACTGGCCGGACGGCTTC contains:
- the rnhA gene encoding ribonuclease HI, which produces MSGVGIHTDGACLGNPGPGGWAALLRYGEQERELVGGEPLTTNNRMELMAAIVALETLSRPCEVVLHTDSQYVRQGITEWMPNWVRRNWKTAGGDPVKNRDLWERLYAASRRHEIDWRWVKGHSGDPDNERVDVLARDEAIRQRAGAVA
- the gloB gene encoding hydroxyacylglutathione hydrolase, with the translated sequence MQPIALPALSDNYIWRLADDDGHWLVVDPGEAAPVLAAAGGATAPEAILLTHHHADHVGGVGALLERWPAVPVYGPADPRLPLGAQHVGDGARVEAGPWRFQVLAVPGHTVSHIAFHGHGLLFCGDTLFSLGCGRLFEGTSRDMLGSLDRLAALPAATLVCCGHEYTLANAAFARVVDPDNAALRRRHAQATTMRDQGHPTLPSTLGEELECNPFLRIDAPAVRAAVAARLPAARGDRVEAFAELRRWKDGFRA
- a CDS encoding lytic transglycosylase domain-containing protein, coding for MSVRAIAGGLALLWALAGPARADDPPAPTPAAATGAAPATATGPATVPVVDAGAPRPPAATASASPPAATTRSGLDIYRDFRAGLADPVCEPGASARWRRHFAQAPGQLASPRSDVLPLFGYVVDRLREAHLPTEFALIPFVESGYRPGARSPQGPAGLWQFIALTARNHKVAVRPGYDGRLSPVDSTDAAVRYLKTLHGMFAGDWRLAVMAYNAGEYRLLGALRRAGQRPAEADPASLPMPAITHAYVRKLHALSCILEEAEDRDAWLQALDRPVPVLTAAEVPAHVATLDALARQHGADAAQLRRLNPVFGDGRVVRGSGKPRVLLPSAPASALVAAGPATARSLVLPAPGATTPGEFPDAMADASAHVEPQPARTHTVARGDSAWRIAGRYGITASQLLSRNGLDARSVLHPGMVLAIDAATGAGATAVAE
- a CDS encoding PP2C family protein-serine/threonine phosphatase, which gives rise to MIEFGHLTHVGLRRELNEDTYYGDSELGLWLVADGMGGHEYGEVASALARETIVRETRQGTPLQQAIRIADEEIIRASRQRNDALPMGTTVVAARVVGNRFEVAWVGDSRAYLWRDGKLAQLSHDHSYVQELIAQGAISVDQARSHPHRNVVTQALGVTEPQALNVETLSGELSPGSQLLLCSDGLTEEVDDSGISRVLAHGECSAQECVDGLVAAALDGGGSDNVTVVLVRSH
- the dnaQ gene encoding DNA polymerase III subunit epsilon, which translates into the protein MRHIILDTETTGLEWKKGNRVVEIGCVELIERRPTGRTFHKYLNPEREFEPGAQEVTGLTLEFLADKPKFAEIADEFLAFVDGAEVVAHNAAFDMGFLEHELSRLGADYGRLADRVTVQDSLALARQRYPGQRNSLDALCRRLGVDNSHRQLHGALLDAQLLAEAWLALTAGQGEIGFASSEPAPSSRAGQAAVAIAVSGPRPSISVPDEDRVLHLARVEAIRKKAGRCVWDVPEPELAQAATG